One genomic region from Oncorhynchus gorbuscha isolate QuinsamMale2020 ecotype Even-year linkage group LG13, OgorEven_v1.0, whole genome shotgun sequence encodes:
- the LOC123992694 gene encoding microtubule-associated protein 6 homolog, which translates to MAWPCITRACCINRFWSELDKADIAVPLVFTKYSDVAEVQHLHPQPPSRQTRTGPITIETQPSHSEQEAAAVRAPPATGAASGKHGCSASVMRQDFREWKDIRPEPSCKPKNEYHPSATPFHNVTQYQKDYKPWPVPKKGDHPWIPKPSPTASFDAQERGVGTTTKHATTEHESGVEKSEIEEKVQEKVSKERKKKTAKKEKTVEKKVSAKMEGQPPADVTVEGKGRAAADALNRQIKHVVSTGTGSSYRNEFKAYKDVKPVKSTKPQSQYKPPADDKDKSSLETSYSATYKGEQTKVQPTDNKLLERRRIRSLYNEPGGKETTKVDKTKTKPKKTTTTSKMVKKVKEKTIAGALSTKKKTSTSTKPDECKPEGGVISKKSKEISNRLAEAKK; encoded by the exons ATGGCCTGGCCGTGCATCACACGGGCTTGCTGCATTAACCGCTTCTGGAGTGAGTTAGACAAAGCGGACATCGCTGTGCCTTTGGTTTTCACGAAATATTCGGATGTGGCTGAGGTGCAGCATctccaccctcagccaccatctaGACAGACGAGGACCGGCCCCATCACCATAGAAACCCAGCCTTCTCACAGTGAACAGGAGGCGGCGGCGGTAAGGGCACCGCCCGCGACTGGTGCCGCATCAGGAAAACATGGCTGTAGTGCGTCTGTGATGCGCCAGGATTTCAGGGAATGGAAAGATATACGCCCGGAGCCCAGCTGCAAACCCAAGAATGAATATCACCCCTCCGCGACACCTTTCCACAACGTAACACAGTATCAGAAGGATTATAAACCATGGCCTGTCCCGAAAAAGGGAGACCACCCCTGGATCCCCAAACCCAGCCCAACTGCCTCCTTCGATGCCCAAGAACGGGGCGTGGGGACCACAACGAAGCATGCAACTACAGAGCACGAGAGCGGTGTGGAGAAGAGTGAAATTGAAGAAAAGGTGCAAGAGAAAGTATCCAAAGAGAGGAAAAAGAAAACAGCGAAGAAGGAGAAAACTGTAGAAAAGAAAGTGAGTGCCAAAATGGAGGGACAGCCACCGGCAGATGTCACTGTGGAGGGGAAAGGAAGGGCAGCAGCAGACGCGCTGAACAGACAGATAAAACATGTCGTCTCAACTGGCACTGGCAGCTCTTATAG AAATGAGTTCAAGGCGTACAAAGATGTGAAGCCAGTGAAGTCAACCAAGCCCCAGTCTCAGTACAAACCTCCTGCGGATGACAAGGACAAGTCCAGCCTGGAGACCAGCTACAGCGCCACCTACAAGGGAGAGCAGACCAAGGTGCAGCCCACTGACAACAAGCTGCTGGAGCGCAGGAGGATACGCAGCCTGTACAACGAGCCGGGTGGCAAGGAGACCACCAAG GTGGACAAGACAAAAACCAAACCAAAAAAGACAACGACAACGAGCAAAATGGTGAAAAAGGTGAAAGAGAAGACCATCGCTGGTGCACTGTCAACCAAGAAGAAAACCTCCACGAGCACCAAGCCAGACGAGTGCAAGCCAGAGGGAGGCGTTATTTCAAAAAAGAGCAAAGAGATAAGCAACAGACTGGCTGAGGCAAAAAAGTAA